CGCCTGTAGTGGCGCGTTGTCCACAAATCCCGAAAGCGCCGGTACATAATGATGAATACGGCTATGGCAAGTGGCACAGCTAGCATTATTGTTACAATGGGCACAATATACTCATTCTCGCCGCGATTGGTCAAGCTGCTGCTCAGCTCCTGCACGGGCAGAACGTGTGGTGCAACGTTGCCAGCGGCCGTGGCAGCCGCATCCAGCTTCTCACCCTCGAGCTGTATGTCCATACTGCTTGTCACGGTGGGCTTTTTGGGACGCATTGTCGTTGTGCtggttgtagttgttgtgctCGTTGTTGTTGACGTGGTGGTCGTGGTCgtggtgctgctgctactACTGTTGGTGGCGCTGGCATTAATATTAGCTGCTGGCGTCGTGatagtgctgctgctgctgctgctgctgttattctccttcttgttcttgttgatGTCACTCAGCGATACACCATCGGCCAGCATTTTGTCCGACTTGGCCGTTGTATTTGTCTGCTTTGTTATCGCCGTAGCTGCTGTCGATTTGATTACCTGTGGTGCttgcgtcgtcgtcgtcgttgttgttgttgttgttgttgcgttcgCTTTTGGTGTCGCTTGCACTGTGGCGGTATCCGTATTGGTAACGCCGCGTGCGAGCACCACGGCATGCTCCTCCGTGCCGTTGACCTTGGCCGGCATGTCCTTGTCCACTTGCAATTGGTTGGCTACCGCCGTTGAGTTAGTAGGATAAAGCTTGATTTGCACACTTTGTTATTACATTACCTGTGGCTGCAACTGTAATGGCACTGGAACCAGCACCTGTGTCTATGGCAGTTGCTTTGCTGGTTGGGCTAACCATTGCCAGTTTGGTCACATTGGAGCTAGCTGGGCTGCCAGTTGCGGTTTCATTAGTTCCTGCCAGCACCATGGCTGTCAGCTgcactagcagcagcagcaccggAAGCACGTTCATTTTGCGTGATGCAGTCGAGTCAAatgtgctgttgttgctaaaATTGGCAGCAgattgctttttgcttttatttggaATTTCTTGGAGATCGGCTACAGTGGAGATGGACAACTATCCGATAGTTGATATCGATATATGCCTAAGGCgctaaatgtatttaaaatacCGAAAAAACTTGCATGCCAATTCAGCTTAGCTCAATTTGAAGCGCagtttcaaatatatttaaagaaacaatatcaaataaataactagCTAACAATATGTTAACTGCCTCATTTTTAGATACCAATCACCTGTTTACTTGCTACAGCTGTTGCACGAACTGCtagctattttattta
This window of the Drosophila virilis strain 15010-1051.87 chromosome X, Dvir_AGI_RSII-ME, whole genome shotgun sequence genome carries:
- the LOC6632147 gene encoding uncharacterized protein isoform X1, giving the protein MNVLPVLLLLVQLTAMVLAGTNETATGSPASSNVTKLAMVSPTSKATAIDTGAGSSAITVAATANQLQVDKDMPAKVNGTEEHAVVLARGVTNTDTATVQATPKANATTTTTTTTTTTQAPQVIKSTAATAITKQTNTTAKSDKMLADGVSLSDINKNKKENNSSSSSSSTITTPAANINASATNSSSSSTTTTTTTSTTTSTTTTTSTTTMRPKKPTVTSSMDIQLEGEKLDAAATAAGNVAPHVLPVQELSSSLTNRGENEYIVPIVTIMLAVPLAIAVFIIMYRRFRDLWTTRHYRRMDFLVDGMYND
- the LOC6632147 gene encoding uncharacterized protein isoform X2, which translates into the protein MNVLPVLLLLVQLTAMVLAGTNETATGSPASSNVTKLAMVSPTSKATAIDTGAGSSAITVAATVDKDMPAKVNGTEEHAVVLARGVTNTDTATVQATPKANATTTTTTTTTTTQAPQVIKSTAATAITKQTNTTAKSDKMLADGVSLSDINKNKKENNSSSSSSSTITTPAANINASATNSSSSSTTTTTTTSTTTSTTTTTSTTTMRPKKPTVTSSMDIQLEGEKLDAAATAAGNVAPHVLPVQELSSSLTNRGENEYIVPIVTIMLAVPLAIAVFIIMYRRFRDLWTTRHYRRMDFLVDGMYND